One Festucalex cinctus isolate MCC-2025b chromosome 3, RoL_Fcin_1.0, whole genome shotgun sequence DNA window includes the following coding sequences:
- the LOC144015711 gene encoding excitatory amino acid transporter 2-like isoform X2, which translates to MPKQVEVRMHESHLEPIEARPQSKCARVCSKMFKNLLLTLTVLGVILGAVSGMLLRVASPIHPDIVMVIAFPGDILMRMLKMLILPLIISSLITGLAGLDAKSSGRLGTRAMVYYMTTTIIAAILGVILVLVIHPGNPKLKENLGEGEKNDDVSSLDAFFDLIRNLFPENLVQACFQQIQTVTKKVEVVIEEDVNATTMEGLLANITKEPQFVIKKSLQFKSGMNVLGLIGFFIAFGICMGKMGERARLMIEFFNILNEIVMKLVIMIMWYSPFGIACLICGKIISIKDLEVVARQLGMYMITVIVGLIIHGAIFLPSIYFVIVRKNPFKFFLGIFQAWITALGTASSAGTLPVTFRCLEENLGIDKRVTRFVLPVGATINMDGTALYEAVAAIFIAQMNGIHLDPGQIVTVSLTATLASIGAASIPSAGLVTMLLILTAVGLPTQDISLLVAVDWLLDRFRTSVNVVGDSYGAGIVYHMSKAELDELDAHMAKSDDIEMTKTQSYYDDMKNHHENNSNQCVLTPTANANNSVVVDECKVTSATNGSAAECTLVEEEPWKHE; encoded by the exons ATGCCGAAACAAGTGGAGGTGAGGATGCATGAGAGTCACCTGGAGCCAATCGAGGCCCGGCCTCAGTCCAAATGTGCCAGAGTCTGCTCCAAGATGTTCAAGAACCTTCTGCTCACACTCACCGTCCTTG GTGTGATCTTAGGAGCAGTGTCAGGGATGTTGCTCCGTGTTGCCTCCCCCATTCACCCAGACATAGTCATGGTTATTGCCTTTCCTGGAGATATCCTCATGAGAATGCTGAAGATGTTAATCCTGCCTCTTATTATCTCCAGTTTAATCACAG GATTGGCTGGTTTGGATGCCAAATCTAGTGGTCGTCTGGGTACCAGAGCAATGGTCTACTACATGACCACCACTATTATCGCTGCCATTTTGGGAGTCATCCTTGTGTTGGTCATCCACCCTGGAAACCCCAAACTGAAGGAGAATCTTGGAGAGGGAGAGAAGAATGATGATGTGTCTAGCTTGGATGCCTTCTTTGATCTGATCAGGAACCTGTTCCCGGAGAACCTGGTGCAGGCGTGTTTCCAGCAG ATCCAGACGGTGACCAAGAAGGTGGAGGTGGTTATCGAGGAAGATGTCAATGCCACCACAATGGAAGGCCTGTTGGCAAATATCACCAAGGAGCCTCAGTTTGTCATAAAAAAGTCCCTGCAGTTCAAAAGTggaatgaatgtcctgg GTCTGATTGGTTTCTTTATTGCGTTTGGCATCTGCATGGGCAAGATGGGAGAGAGGGCCAGACTGATGATTGAGTTCTTCAATATTCTCAATGAGATTGTGATGAAACTTGTCATCATGATCATGTG GTATTCTCCCTTTGGTATCGCCTGCCTGATCTGTGGTAAGATCATCTCCATAAAGGACTTGGAAGTGGTGGCCAGGCAACTGGGAATGTACATGATCACTGTGATTGTTGGCCTCATCATTCACGGAGCAATCTTCCTGCCTAGTATCTATTTTGTCATCGTCAGGAAAAACCCTTTCAAATTCTTCTTGGGTATCTTCCAGGCCTGGATCACCGCCCTTGGCACTGCATCAAG CGCCGGCACACTGCCTGTTACTTTCCGCTGTCTGGAGGAGAATTTGGGAATTGACAAAAGAGTCACTCGTTTCGTGCTCCCGGTTGGTGCCACCATCAACATGGACGGAACTGCTCTATATGAGGCTGTGGCTGCCATCTTCATTGCCCAGATGAACGGCATCCACCTGGACCCCGGTCAGATTGTGACTGTTAG TCTCACTGCCACTCTGGCCAGTATTGGAGCTGCCAGTATTCCCAGTGCTGGACTGGTGACCATGCTCTTGATCCTGACTGCTGTGGGGCTGCCAACCCAGGACATCAGTCTGCTAGTTGCTGTTGACTGGCTTCT GGACCGGTTCAGGACTTCTGTGAATGTGGTCGGGGACTCGTACGGTGCAGGCATCGTGTACCACATGTCCAAGGCGGAGCTTGACGAGCTGGATGCGCACATGGCTAAATCGGACGACATTGAAATGACAAAGACCCAGTCGTATTACGACGACATGAAGAACCACCACGAAAACAATTCCAACCAGTGCGTCTTAACGCCTACCGCAAATGCTAACAATTCTGTCGTAGTAGATGAGTGCAAG GTAACCTCAGCCACAAACGGCTCTGCTGCGGAGTGCACGCTTGTTGAGGAGGAACCATGGAAACATGAATAA
- the LOC144015711 gene encoding excitatory amino acid transporter 2-like isoform X1, giving the protein MYIALTATPPEMNANSMPKQVEVRMHESHLEPIEARPQSKCARVCSKMFKNLLLTLTVLGVILGAVSGMLLRVASPIHPDIVMVIAFPGDILMRMLKMLILPLIISSLITGLAGLDAKSSGRLGTRAMVYYMTTTIIAAILGVILVLVIHPGNPKLKENLGEGEKNDDVSSLDAFFDLIRNLFPENLVQACFQQIQTVTKKVEVVIEEDVNATTMEGLLANITKEPQFVIKKSLQFKSGMNVLGLIGFFIAFGICMGKMGERARLMIEFFNILNEIVMKLVIMIMWYSPFGIACLICGKIISIKDLEVVARQLGMYMITVIVGLIIHGAIFLPSIYFVIVRKNPFKFFLGIFQAWITALGTASSAGTLPVTFRCLEENLGIDKRVTRFVLPVGATINMDGTALYEAVAAIFIAQMNGIHLDPGQIVTVSLTATLASIGAASIPSAGLVTMLLILTAVGLPTQDISLLVAVDWLLDRFRTSVNVVGDSYGAGIVYHMSKAELDELDAHMAKSDDIEMTKTQSYYDDMKNHHENNSNQCVLTPTANANNSVVVDECKVTSATNGSAAECTLVEEEPWKHE; this is encoded by the exons ATGTATATAGCTCTTACTGCAACTCCGCCTGAAATGAA TGCCAACAGTATGCCGAAACAAGTGGAGGTGAGGATGCATGAGAGTCACCTGGAGCCAATCGAGGCCCGGCCTCAGTCCAAATGTGCCAGAGTCTGCTCCAAGATGTTCAAGAACCTTCTGCTCACACTCACCGTCCTTG GTGTGATCTTAGGAGCAGTGTCAGGGATGTTGCTCCGTGTTGCCTCCCCCATTCACCCAGACATAGTCATGGTTATTGCCTTTCCTGGAGATATCCTCATGAGAATGCTGAAGATGTTAATCCTGCCTCTTATTATCTCCAGTTTAATCACAG GATTGGCTGGTTTGGATGCCAAATCTAGTGGTCGTCTGGGTACCAGAGCAATGGTCTACTACATGACCACCACTATTATCGCTGCCATTTTGGGAGTCATCCTTGTGTTGGTCATCCACCCTGGAAACCCCAAACTGAAGGAGAATCTTGGAGAGGGAGAGAAGAATGATGATGTGTCTAGCTTGGATGCCTTCTTTGATCTGATCAGGAACCTGTTCCCGGAGAACCTGGTGCAGGCGTGTTTCCAGCAG ATCCAGACGGTGACCAAGAAGGTGGAGGTGGTTATCGAGGAAGATGTCAATGCCACCACAATGGAAGGCCTGTTGGCAAATATCACCAAGGAGCCTCAGTTTGTCATAAAAAAGTCCCTGCAGTTCAAAAGTggaatgaatgtcctgg GTCTGATTGGTTTCTTTATTGCGTTTGGCATCTGCATGGGCAAGATGGGAGAGAGGGCCAGACTGATGATTGAGTTCTTCAATATTCTCAATGAGATTGTGATGAAACTTGTCATCATGATCATGTG GTATTCTCCCTTTGGTATCGCCTGCCTGATCTGTGGTAAGATCATCTCCATAAAGGACTTGGAAGTGGTGGCCAGGCAACTGGGAATGTACATGATCACTGTGATTGTTGGCCTCATCATTCACGGAGCAATCTTCCTGCCTAGTATCTATTTTGTCATCGTCAGGAAAAACCCTTTCAAATTCTTCTTGGGTATCTTCCAGGCCTGGATCACCGCCCTTGGCACTGCATCAAG CGCCGGCACACTGCCTGTTACTTTCCGCTGTCTGGAGGAGAATTTGGGAATTGACAAAAGAGTCACTCGTTTCGTGCTCCCGGTTGGTGCCACCATCAACATGGACGGAACTGCTCTATATGAGGCTGTGGCTGCCATCTTCATTGCCCAGATGAACGGCATCCACCTGGACCCCGGTCAGATTGTGACTGTTAG TCTCACTGCCACTCTGGCCAGTATTGGAGCTGCCAGTATTCCCAGTGCTGGACTGGTGACCATGCTCTTGATCCTGACTGCTGTGGGGCTGCCAACCCAGGACATCAGTCTGCTAGTTGCTGTTGACTGGCTTCT GGACCGGTTCAGGACTTCTGTGAATGTGGTCGGGGACTCGTACGGTGCAGGCATCGTGTACCACATGTCCAAGGCGGAGCTTGACGAGCTGGATGCGCACATGGCTAAATCGGACGACATTGAAATGACAAAGACCCAGTCGTATTACGACGACATGAAGAACCACCACGAAAACAATTCCAACCAGTGCGTCTTAACGCCTACCGCAAATGCTAACAATTCTGTCGTAGTAGATGAGTGCAAG GTAACCTCAGCCACAAACGGCTCTGCTGCGGAGTGCACGCTTGTTGAGGAGGAACCATGGAAACATGAATAA
- the LOC144015711 gene encoding excitatory amino acid transporter 2-like isoform X3: protein MYIALTATPPEMNANSMPKQVEVRMHESHLEPIEARPQSKCARVCSKMFKNLLLTLTVLGVILGAVSGMLLRVASPIHPDIVMVIAFPGDILMRMLKMLILPLIISSLITGLAGLDAKSSGRLGTRAMVYYMTTTIIAAILGVILVLVIHPGNPKLKENLGEGEKNDDVSSLDAFFDLIRNLFPENLVQACFQQIQTVTKKVEVVIEEDVNATTMEGLLANITKEPQFVIKKSLQFKSGMNVLGLIGFFIAFGICMGKMGERARLMIEFFNILNEIVMKLVIMIMWYSPFGIACLICGKIISIKDLEVVARQLGMYMITVIVGLIIHGAIFLPSIYFVIVRKNPFKFFLGIFQAWITALGTASSAGTLPVTFRCLEENLGIDKRVTRFVLPVGATINMDGTALYEAVAAIFIAQMNGIHLDPGQIVTVSLTATLASIGAASIPSAGLVTMLLILTAVGLPTQDISLLVAVDWLLDRFRTSVNVVGDSYGAGIVYHMSKAELDELDAHMAKSDDIEMTKTQSYYDDMKNHHENNSNQ, encoded by the exons ATGTATATAGCTCTTACTGCAACTCCGCCTGAAATGAA TGCCAACAGTATGCCGAAACAAGTGGAGGTGAGGATGCATGAGAGTCACCTGGAGCCAATCGAGGCCCGGCCTCAGTCCAAATGTGCCAGAGTCTGCTCCAAGATGTTCAAGAACCTTCTGCTCACACTCACCGTCCTTG GTGTGATCTTAGGAGCAGTGTCAGGGATGTTGCTCCGTGTTGCCTCCCCCATTCACCCAGACATAGTCATGGTTATTGCCTTTCCTGGAGATATCCTCATGAGAATGCTGAAGATGTTAATCCTGCCTCTTATTATCTCCAGTTTAATCACAG GATTGGCTGGTTTGGATGCCAAATCTAGTGGTCGTCTGGGTACCAGAGCAATGGTCTACTACATGACCACCACTATTATCGCTGCCATTTTGGGAGTCATCCTTGTGTTGGTCATCCACCCTGGAAACCCCAAACTGAAGGAGAATCTTGGAGAGGGAGAGAAGAATGATGATGTGTCTAGCTTGGATGCCTTCTTTGATCTGATCAGGAACCTGTTCCCGGAGAACCTGGTGCAGGCGTGTTTCCAGCAG ATCCAGACGGTGACCAAGAAGGTGGAGGTGGTTATCGAGGAAGATGTCAATGCCACCACAATGGAAGGCCTGTTGGCAAATATCACCAAGGAGCCTCAGTTTGTCATAAAAAAGTCCCTGCAGTTCAAAAGTggaatgaatgtcctgg GTCTGATTGGTTTCTTTATTGCGTTTGGCATCTGCATGGGCAAGATGGGAGAGAGGGCCAGACTGATGATTGAGTTCTTCAATATTCTCAATGAGATTGTGATGAAACTTGTCATCATGATCATGTG GTATTCTCCCTTTGGTATCGCCTGCCTGATCTGTGGTAAGATCATCTCCATAAAGGACTTGGAAGTGGTGGCCAGGCAACTGGGAATGTACATGATCACTGTGATTGTTGGCCTCATCATTCACGGAGCAATCTTCCTGCCTAGTATCTATTTTGTCATCGTCAGGAAAAACCCTTTCAAATTCTTCTTGGGTATCTTCCAGGCCTGGATCACCGCCCTTGGCACTGCATCAAG CGCCGGCACACTGCCTGTTACTTTCCGCTGTCTGGAGGAGAATTTGGGAATTGACAAAAGAGTCACTCGTTTCGTGCTCCCGGTTGGTGCCACCATCAACATGGACGGAACTGCTCTATATGAGGCTGTGGCTGCCATCTTCATTGCCCAGATGAACGGCATCCACCTGGACCCCGGTCAGATTGTGACTGTTAG TCTCACTGCCACTCTGGCCAGTATTGGAGCTGCCAGTATTCCCAGTGCTGGACTGGTGACCATGCTCTTGATCCTGACTGCTGTGGGGCTGCCAACCCAGGACATCAGTCTGCTAGTTGCTGTTGACTGGCTTCT GGACCGGTTCAGGACTTCTGTGAATGTGGTCGGGGACTCGTACGGTGCAGGCATCGTGTACCACATGTCCAAGGCGGAGCTTGACGAGCTGGATGCGCACATGGCTAAATCGGACGACATTGAAATGACAAAGACCCAGTCGTATTACGACGACATGAAGAACCACCACGAAAACAATTCCAACCA GTAA